aacatcatgaagtctcttgcgctgctctcttgtcactcgctgagtggaggtgttttaagtttaaagcatgtttcagaatcagctgactgaaggtgttgctcacagcggagacgctcagctggggactgcagctgagtgacaggtctccacaagtGCTTTGTTTCTCCaccgctggactgattctgacccggttgggctcccggctgacacctgaccgctttcacgtgcttatttttctcaataagaacaagaaacctggacactgagagtctgaaatctgattctgttcagttgtcctgttgcagtaaatccacatgttgtagtctgagccttcactctatgaccatgcgtccacagagattatttataagcctgctcctcatgttgatattcagcatgttaacattttgaacacctcaatatgatctgtatctgtttaatactgtcagttatatacactgtgtcgtgaaggcaaatttagttcaggggaaaaaacaaatttggcattatttttggaATAATGGAAAACGttcacgtttttttaatgattaaatgataattgatcgttaacatttcaaaagatcCATCACGGAAAAATACTTGtaatttacatccctactttaaagagatttacctcatttgtttaaatatttaatactttcatttgggaatcgttcactttccagtTCTCTGAAATATTCCAACAAGTTATTTTTGTatggtgattttagttttttgcaaggtgctgaaaaaaagtgtgcagtagttttatttgagttacaacacaccttaaaaatgaaaaaggatgactttgtttacacataaatataagagaacaactATATATTGCAAccgtccatatctgagaattgaaataaaataataattatttaaattttgagttcaatccagttttcttgaaaatcgttagagaatcatgagtgaatcgtatcgtgatcCAAAAATCGTGATTCAAATCGAAtcatgggttgagtgtatcgttacatccctacacCTTTACAAACCATGCATCTACTTATTAAAACACCCTTGAATGCTGAAAGTCAAatcgttaaaggtgacatatcacgcttttttcatcaatatatattggtctaagaggtccccaaaacatgtctttaaagtttatgctcgaaaaaacactttgaaatcagattttggcatgcctgaaaagtccttttcttcagtcctcctcagaacactctgttttctctctgaccacgccccctccggaagtggatgtgcctcggctctccagcacgttgatctaatgtttacatgttggctgaatatacacggctgctcagagatcgcgtaacttcaaccctctgaatctgatcctgacggagaggcgcctgtagcaggacctttctgaacgattggtcatagatttagtgtttcttgttgttttatttatcagtatgtagacgtgtgtcttggtacacagctatgaacatgtagctatgtggctatgctaactagcgctagcacttatccatgataaataaaaatcatccactagatcttcaaatctgcagacgtcgggagtaaaaccgatctctgccagaaaggcagcaggaccttttatgaaggattggtcacagatttagactttcttgttgttttatttgtcagtatgtcgacgtgtgtctttgtacacagctacagctatagctacagctatgaacatgtagctatgtagctatgctaactagcgctagcacttatccatgataaataaaaatcatccattagatcttcaaatctgcagacgtggggagtaaaaccgacctctgtgtttattaagacagcctgcaactagcatgcctccctcctaagctccttgttagcacacatttgtgcaggtaatgaaaaacgggggagggattcagtattattttatacagtctatgggctgaacaagctccgagctctgactccgtgacagaccggatattgttgttacgtaacaaaaacacagaagtctgaaacggctcgtttcacacacagttacagaaaggtgtagaaatcaaaacaggggcagaatggatttttttcattctcggggggtttgtagacatgccagggacacatatttcaggtaaagaactatttaaaagtcaattttgcatgatatgtcacctttaaacatctgacagttgaaaatgtaaaactgttgttACCTGATTAGTAGAAGTCCTGAGCAAATCatcatttcttttttgtgttttgcacagatttagttttctctctgtttgtcttctaAAACTTTACTTAGAAAATTATGAGAGGCTACACCGGCAAACATTCATGGAGATTTTTACAGCAATTTGGGTTCAGAGTCTCACTGCACTGCAGTGCATGGAGACAGATATGCAGAATGTCAACATGATTAGATTCATTTTATAGATTTCATTTGCCGTGCTCCATTAAGCACCAGTTATATGTCCATGAAACAAAGACATTAGGGTCATAAGATTTATGTGAAggctctcagtcatccaggttaTGGTAATTCAGTTGAATTATAGCCTCAGCTAACTAGTGTCTATGGTGATCTGTTACAACAAACACCCTCAGTATAATATCTATTCAATCAAAACCGGTCTGACTTCTAAGCTCTCTTTGTGTGCAATTTACACAGCACACTGATAGTGGAACTGACTGTATGTGTCATAATCAAATTAAGTCTACACCAGAGGGAACATCCAGGATGATGTTATACCTTTGGTGTATGCCACACAGTCAATGTCTGCTGGCTTCAGCCCAGCTTGCTCCAGCGCCTCCTTCAGGACAGTCAGTATAACAGCACGGTGATGCCTGGCAGTGTCGCTAGGCATGAATCCTGCAGCGGGAAATAACATTCTGTGAAATTCACACGCAAGATCTTTGAAATCTGAACAGAGCAATAGTGAATAGAAACATTGATgtaaaacttttcttttcttgcctTGACCAGGAGGGGTGATGTAGGTCCGTCTAGGGTTGGAAAGCACTTCACCATCTCTGATGATTCCTATGCCAATCTTATTGGCACTGCCTTCAAATCCAATTACCACAGTCATGGCTACCAAAACCTATGTTttagaaaggaataaaaaaggcaGTGATTCTGTTGTAACTGTGAATGCAAGATCACGGCCTTATTTTTACTCTGACTTTTAGCCCTTttttgaaacacagaaacaataaattaatcaaATTCTGTCCGTGAGAGATTCAGGGATCACATCACTTTTGGTAAAGAGAATCTTAAAGCAAAGGTTTCTGCGCTCAATGGATGTACATACTTTTTTCACAAGAGAAACAGTATGACTATAACTTTAAATTAGAAATGATGAAACTAACCAAGTAAATGCCTATTCCATTACAAATTACAATCTCCTGAATCAAAGAAGATTATCGTGGTCGAATTTGTACAGGTTTTTATTCCAATAAGATTCCAAAGTGCTCTGTAACTCAGCATCAAGAATGCAAATGTTCAAGTTTAACTaccaaaaattaacatttttcaacaatCCCCAGGAAAAAAAGACTTAAATAGTCCTTGTCTTTCATTCTTGAACTATATTAGAATCGTTTTAATATTAAGTACACAAAAACAGAGGTGTTTCTTTGCCTTGTGTTTAAGAAACTTACAATTCATCAGAGCTAGAATTCTTCAGCCTGTAAGGAAAGTTCACCCTGATGAGGTTTACAGGTGACTGCAGAGGTAATTGAACGTTAATATAAGAAAGTATGGGTTTCACACTGAGTGACAGACATTTGGCAATTATCAGCTCAAATGTTGGGGTGctttaaccctcttgttatgttcgcttctctggaacagcaataatgttcctgggtcaatttgacctttgggcatattcaattaaccaaaagtgtcagaaccccaaaaaccattaaacatttttttaatcaaattttttatttccattactaaccatttaaatcaagatttagtccattggtgttctttaattctcacagatcatggttcaatgggGACAACGCACTAATTTTTTCATTAGAATGAATGTTAAAacgtttttaatgtacattggagagctcttaatataaatacatgacattgattttagtttattttattttacattttgaatttttgttgataaattaacacgacacctcttctgtcacatactgcccagatttttatgctgcatttaattggtttggaaggcatatattgcttaaaatagacttttaaaagggtcaatttgacccgcagcataacaggagggtgaCAGGAAATATAGATCAAGTGAGGATTGATTGACACAATGCTCACAATTGCTTAATTTTCATACtgacattttgatattttaacattttcaattcAGTTAATTACCAGGTATACTGTTTTGCTTTAAGTAATAcaaatgtggatgttaaccttgTTAACCTATTCAGTCTATgcttgaaacaaaaacagtttgactGTATTTGTGTATGTAACATGAAATGCCAAAATAAAGAACCAAAACAAAGCATCCCGTGTAGCCGTGCATGCTAGAAGTGAAGCCACAGTGCTCTTCTTAGTGACACTATCTCATTTTAACACAGTTTTGAGTTAAAACTGACATACCTATCTTTTCAATCTCCCTTGGTTGCTCACATTTATCAAAAGTCGTATctgtaaaacattcaaacaagcATTTTACTTCCACGGGTAAGTCCTGAAACGCATCATCCAATATGAAGTTTTGGGTCCTGACACTGACGGCTGGACAGTTCGCcgaagcaaaaataaaaataaaaggaatttgtatgaataaaatgtattttaaacagTAGGTTGAACTAGTGTGATTTCTTTTAATAAGACAGTGTTGCTCAGCTTAAATACCCTTTCAAATGAAGACACAAAATCGCgaattttcatatatttttttaaatttttaatcaGGCATATCTGAAGGCAGCCACACAGTCCTGTGAGCACATGCTCAGAAAGCTCTGCTGTGACTTCTGCTTTACaccgtgtgtgagtgtgtttggtgGGAGTGACTGCAAATTAACGCATAGCGGTGTTTGCATCCTGTTGTGGAAGTGCAAGTAAGATCATTtgcatgcctttttttttcataaaacgtCCAGCTACTTAAACCAgcactttatttacatttgcatTGATTGACGATACAAATCAGCTAACTATTAGCCAGCTGGTGATTCTTCATTCATTCTCAGTTGCAGGCCATCTGCTGCTAGAGGCTCTTTGTTACAGAAGAAAGGCTAGCTTCAGCTTAGCTCACCATGTTGTGTAATACTTTAAAGGTACAATTTCAGCGTGTGTTATTAAAGGTTCTACATTTCCATCGTGCAATCTTTTGCACCAAACGAGTCACTAACATAATCAGACTTTGTATTTCAGTATGATTTGCAACGACGTGCTCCACAACAACAACGACCTGCATCCACATGAAGTTTTCTCGTGAGAGTTTATCCAAACCTTCAAAATGCAACTTCCCTCTTGTAGTAAAACTTCTAAAAGCATTCGTTTAATGTTTTTgaaattttgaaaaacaaacaattgaTAAAAAACCCGTGTTGTATAAAACTGGGgatgaaagaaacagaaatacaaGTTATATTCCTCAGCCTGTTTGAAACTTGCTAaatattaaccctcctattatccttggggtcaattggaccccattcaatgtttaacgtctctaaatttatgactaacataatttttttggcttcatatttcatgactttatccaaatttaatggggacaactgggaaaacgtaaaattaaaatgttgatatgttccaatttcctgtaaaaaaaaaaaaaaaaagtacgcatcagtgttccttgggtcaatttaaccccaggctgttttagctgtatataacataagaaatatcaacattttacacacatttgttttggatgatatggaggtcactataaccaaggacacttccacatgtgagtgcaggagctgggatcgaaccaccaacctttagattgggatataatatttccagccactatgtctctaaagacattcagtgatgagtcctgtgtcatacgttttgataacatagaaaaaAGGCAGGGCcaacgagagcatgacaaattcgcagcagtttgatgttctgttttacaaataaagctttaaataatgttcatgcttaaaatatgttttatttaaagggctatgtaggtagtcaacaaaggaacataaagtacctgacacataaacctgggtaacaatcagtttctggaggtttaaattgctggggtcaaattgacccagaggataaaagatgttagtaaatttgaggatAACAGGAGGGTGAAAGACGTTTATTGTGGTGCCACATTGGTACAGTTCATGGAAATGTATTGTAAAATGATGAAGTGCTGGTATATAGACgtgatgtttttatgttatgaTACAAAGTGAGTTTAGccttttttaagatatttagGTTAGTGTTAGGGGAAGTTAAACGTCAAGAaactgaaagagaaacagatCTAGTCATCAACAGATATTTGACTGATATAATCTTAAGCAAGCATCATATATCTGATCAATCCATAGAGCTAAGTTCATGCATTCTGTGGGGAATATGCTTGTAGGTGTATATGCAGGACAAGAACTTTGATAGACTTATTCTTGGATTATTTGAAGACCTCATGTAAAGTTGTTTATCAACATCATAATTCTCTGGGCGACATTGCATAGAGTTGTGAAACTTGTTGCATTGGAATTATTGCAGTTATAATtgaaaactttttaaatattgatcaaatttatttttgtctttttcaacaGCCATCGTTTAAGTCAAGGAAATAAATGCCCCCATGTTATTAATCATTTTgtaaaacaggaagcacaatGAATATTAATATTTCTGAGGCTGTTCATCACGgttatactttatttatttatttatttataacggAGAAATGAATGGATGTTGCTTCACCTCATTAGTGAAAACAGTGGCTGAGATGAGGACTACTGTTAAAATCCtgcatgtttatttaaatgtcTAATACCAAACACTTTGAGGCAAACTTCTCTTTaaatctctttcttctttctttcagcgGTGCGTGTGCTGGTTTGTTTGCGTGTTGCGTGTTTGAGAAGTGTGTTTCCAGTCAGAGCAATTTCAAGAATGAAGAGGGGCAAGAATGCAGAGGAGACAGCCGCAGATGGAGAGAATGACACTGGCTCTGGTACTACAGCATGCACTAATGTAGATTCAAGTTAATTTTGACTGTAAGGGGTCCTGCCATGAATTGATGTGTAACTTTTATTGTGCAGCTTCTtcaaagaaagcaaagaagCCCAAGGAACCAGAGACCCCAATAATGTACGAGGATCCTCCTGACAAAATGACCAGCAAGGATGGACTCGACGCCAACATGAAGATCACCTCCTGGAACGTGGACGGGCTGAGAGCCTGGGTGAAGAAGAAGGGCCTGGATGTGAGTCTGAAGTTAACTTGAGAAAATGTTTAAGATTTATTTGAGAAGTTTTATGACTGACTTTAATAAAATGTGTCTTTCTCCATGCAGTGGGTGCGTGAGGAGGCTCCAGATGTGTTGTGCCTGCAGGAGACAAAATGCGGAAAGAAAGACCTCCCTGCTGATATCACTTCAATGCCCGAGTATCCTCACAAGTACTGGGCTGTGTCTGATGAAAAGGAGGGTTACAGTGGTGTTGCCATGCTCTGCAAGACTGAACCCATCAAAGTCACCTATGGCATAGGTGAGTGGTGTCCTACAATTGAAATGAAACCCCGGGCCTCTGAAGCACATCTcaatcttttctctgtttcacaTTAATGAGTGTTTATTACCATGTTGTGAACAAGTTTAATGCAGAAACAGAGACATTAGTAGTTTGGAAAAATACAGACTTTGTAATAAGGTACTACTCCTTGAAGTAGTGATGGGCGATGATTCGATAACgctaattatcgtgatataattttaaaaaatttgatataaataaacatgtaattacacccccccggccacttaaaatggaggaggcgctaatgagccttaaatgctagttgccaccaaacattagacagaagaagaagacagcattgaacagccaatcaagtcgcagggtgagaggtaggcggagCTCGAAGGTGTTCGGAGCTGaatttaaacacagctgaaacgagcgacactgaagaaaactcaaagcagagtcgtcagtctgacactgtgtcgactctgcgttaactattaacttaatacacttcattaaatatactttcaggatgtgggcaaaggaagagcacagagaccaCTTCTGCAACGTGactgtaggacaactgaacactgaataattgtgatgcattcactgcactgtgggaaacaacatcactctgcctgttaCCCTTAGTAATCGTAAAGGGataaactcaaaacaatactgtaCTGATACACAGTgttcaattttatatttattttttgtaaatgtaaatcaaattatgaaaacaacctcaatctgagaaaaataagaattacaAACTAAAGCTTCACAAAAATcgcattttacacaaaagacctgcttcctgttagtacactcagaaatgatggattcaagaagtttatcagaaaactaaatccagatacaaactaacaaactgtctggtttcttcaactttcactcaggaccataAAACTGCATTTAAACTTAAATTAGATAATGATtgaatatttattgtgataattatcaatatcaactgatatgaaatattttatcgtgatatcattttcaatattgcccagcacTACCTTGAAGTCTAGTTCTCACTTGACAACTGTTTCAACATCCAGCAAGTAAACTGAGTAAACTTGGTAAAGGTTCACAGTCgtcattttatcatttcagttttttctaattgaataaaaatgtgttaataaaGAAGTTGTAGAGGGAGTACTATACATGTTTGTACCCTTTGACAAAACCAGGCACGCTGTTTCCAGTCATAATGCTGAGTTGCTGCTTCTTAAGTTCTTTGCTTATGTCTCTTGGCAAGAACAAAATAGCACACTTTGTGAAATACCTAACAATAgcttcaaaaactaatggtAGTGctctatatttttattataaacaATTAAAGCCCCACAAGTAACGGTTCAACTGAACCTGTCTTAAAATCCTCAAGTAATTATTCTCAGTTGTTTAATGAACTCTCTTGCCAATCACTCAGGCAAAGAAGAGCACGACAAGGAGGGCCGCGTCATCACTGCTGAATTCCCCAACTTCTACCTCGTGACAGCCTACGTGCCCAACTCTGGCAGAGGTCTAGTGCGCCTCGATTACCGCAAAACCTGGGATGATGACTTCCGTGCATACCTGACCGAACTGGACATACAGAAGCCTCTGGTGCTGTGTGGTGACCTTAACGTTGCACACCAGGAGATTGACCTGAAGAACCCAAAGGGCAACAAGAAAAGCGCAGGTTTCACCCCCGACGAACGGGAGGGCTTCAGTCAGCTGCTGTCGTCCGGTTTCGTCGACAGCTTCCGAGAGCTCTACCCTGAGCAGGCCAACGCCTACAGCTTCTGGACCTACATGATGAACTCCCGGGCTAAGAACGTGGGCTGGAGGCTTGATTACTTTGTGCTGTCGTCCGGTCTGCTGCCAGGCCTGTGTGACAGCAAGATCCGCAACAAGGCTATGGGAAGCGACCACTGCCCCATCACTCTGCACATCGCTGTGTAGGTCAGGTCAGCAGGGCTACTTGCCTCTACTTAGCTTCTCTGTTGTCTTTGTACTACTGTTAGCACTTGGCTGACACCATCATGTACGCCAGTGTGCTCTGTTAGAGGGAGGAATTACCCATTTGGACAGGGATGTCTGACATTCCTGGACATTCCTGGTGGGTTCAGGTCCAAACTCAACTCTGATTAGGTTCAGTAGGCTTTGTTATCTTTTGCTTTTATCTTTTTCAGTTTTCACATAGAAAGACTCAACATAGTTTACAAGGCCTGTTTGTTCTCTTCTTGTGAGTGTGTCAGTAGAGCCAATGATTTAGACTGAAATTTTGTAAAGGAGCAACACTAAATATTCAAATGTGTCTAAGCTGAATGTcaaaaagtcatgacaggctacCGTAccgttttttttgggggggggggggggggggaatcaaACCACAGATGGAACAAAAACTGTTGAAAGTCTCTTTTCCAAATAAGTGTTAAACTTTCTGTAGTAGTAACATTCCCACAATAAAGACTGGATTTGTAAGAAAACgggttgttttgtctctttagATTTTTTAGCCTCTGGTGTAATAAAAAAAGTCATGATGCTTCTGTAACACATTCCTTTGCTCAGTGCTTTAATCACACAATCTGGAAACCAACTGCAATTAGTATAGTTGAAACacgactagggatgtaaggatacactcaactcaCAATTTGATTCGAATCCCAATTGTTTGATCACGATACGATTCTCTaacaattttcaagaaaactggattgaagtCAAAATTTTGAtaaccattattttatttcaattctcagatatggacagctgatggatatatatatatatatatatatatatatatatatatatagatatatatatctatatatatatagatatatatagatatatatatatatatatatatctatatatatagatatatatatatatatatatatatatatatggatatggatatatatatatatggatatatatatatatatatatatatatggatatatagatatatatatatatatatatatccatatatatatatatatatccatatatatatatatatatatatatatatatatatatatatatatggatatatatatatggatatatatatatggcaagccgttcaggaaattaatatatatggaatgaagtctgaatatatggattgaaagtctgaatatatggaatgaaacttgatatatatggaatgaaacttgatatatatggaatgaaacttgatatatatggaatgaagtctgaatatattgaatgaaactcgatatatatggaatgaagtctgaaaatattgaatgaaactcgatatatatggaatgaaactcgatatatatggaatgaaactcgatatatatggaatgaagtctgaatatattgaatgaaacttgatatatatggaatgaaactcgatatatatggaatgaagtctgaatatattgaatgaaactcgatatatacggaatgaaactcgatatatatggaatgaagtctgaatatattgaatgaaacttgatatatatggaatgaaactcgatatatatggaatgaaactcggaatatatggaatgaaaaatcacgtcatgtatggcctgcgccatcttgtctttctggggtgtgatcataggggtgtgattttgttttccggttagacgtagcttttagtaatgcaaccatgagggaggcacgagatgttttcactgcaattttaattaatgaaggggttatcaaccccttgggtaatgcatgtgctgttaagtcaatccgtataggaaaaaggaacccacccctcctctctattaagttggtttcatccaaaagtgatgatcggaccgtctgcacagagagacgagaggaacacgaagcagtgggctgcggaagcatttaggagggtagtaaacaagtgaaaatacgaaaatattaaatatcacaggttatacacacttctacaaaggctaaagatattgccccttctttattcaggtggttcagtcctctagttcgctagctaacttttgttatgacttgtgataatgtagcatcctgttcaatgttaacaggtggagctcatacctgtgtgcatcatctgacagtgagtgagtgtaatgaaaaagtacgaccaaattaccacaggttacagaggtagaggaaaatgtgtcccctcagaaacactaaaaagaagtgcaaaaggttattttcagagagacattaataaaagatgagtctctttgatgacaataaaacaatacgattagaagtggtgttcagattacttatttaagctttcattcaatatattcagacttcattccatatatatcaagtttcattccatatattcagactttcattccatatatatcaagtttcattcaatatattcagactttcattccatatatatcaagtttcattcaatatattcagactttcattccatatatatcgagtttcattccatatatatcgagtttcattccatatattcagacttcattccatatatatcgagtttcattccatatattcagacttcattccatatattcagacttcattccatatatatcgagtttcattccatatatatcaagtttcattccatatattcagactttcattccatatatatcgagcttcattccatatattcagacttcattccatatatatcgagtttcattccatatattcagacttcattccatatattcagacttcattccatatatatcgagtttcattccatatattcagacttcattccatatatatcgcgtttcattccatatattcagacttcattccatatattcagacttcattccatatattcagacttcattccatatatatcgagttttattcaatatattcagactttcattccatatatatcgagtttcattccatatattcagacttcattccatatatatcgagttttattcaatatattcagactttcattccatatattatttcctgaacggcttgccatatatatatatatatatatatatatatatatatatggagatatatatatatatatatatggagatatatatatatatggagatatatatatatatggatatatatatatatatccatatatatatatatatggatatatatatatatatatggatatatatatatatatatatatatagttctcttatatttctttgtaaacaaagtaatcctttttcatttttaaggtgtgttgtaactcaaataaaaccactgcactttttttcagaccttgcaaaaaactaaaatcaccatacaaaaataccttgttggaaaatttcagagaaatggaaagtgaacgattcccaaatgaaag
Above is a genomic segment from Notolabrus celidotus isolate fNotCel1 chromosome 21, fNotCel1.pri, whole genome shotgun sequence containing:
- the apex1 gene encoding DNA-(apurinic or apyrimidinic site) lyase — protein: MKRGKNAEETAADGENDTGSASSKKAKKPKEPETPIMYEDPPDKMTSKDGLDANMKITSWNVDGLRAWVKKKGLDWVREEAPDVLCLQETKCGKKDLPADITSMPEYPHKYWAVSDEKEGYSGVAMLCKTEPIKVTYGIGKEEHDKEGRVITAEFPNFYLVTAYVPNSGRGLVRLDYRKTWDDDFRAYLTELDIQKPLVLCGDLNVAHQEIDLKNPKGNKKSAGFTPDEREGFSQLLSSGFVDSFRELYPEQANAYSFWTYMMNSRAKNVGWRLDYFVLSSGLLPGLCDSKIRNKAMGSDHCPITLHIAV